From the Mycobacterium sp. 155 genome, the window ATCCCGGCCGCATCGATCTCGGCATCGGCCGCGCGCCGGGTTCGGATCCGGTCACCTCGCTGGCCCTACGCGGGGCGGCTGGCCGTGACGATCGCGACATCCAGGCGTTCCCGCAATACCTCGACGACGTGGTGGCCCTCATGGGCGTCCGCGGGGTGCGGGTGCAGTTGCCGCGGGATCTGCTGCGGGAGAACCAAGAAGACTACGTGCTCAAGGCGACACCGGCCGCGGCCAGCGAACCCCGGGTGTGGCTGCTGGGTTCCTCGATGTACTCCGCGCACCTGGCTGCCGCCAAGGGACTGCCGTACGTGTTCGCCCACCACTTCTCCGGGCAGGGCACCGCCGAGGCCCTCGAGATCTACCGCGACGAATTCCGGCCCAGCGAGCTCGCGGTCGAACCGGTGACCTTCCTGACCGTCAATGCCGTGGTCGCCGAAACCACCGATGAGGCAAAGGCTTTGCTCTTACCCCAGCTGCAGATGATGGGCCGGTTGCGCACCGGGCAACCGCTGGCGCCACTCGATCTGGTCGAGGACGCCGAAGCCACCACGTTGACCCCGCAGGCCGAGGCCGTGGTGGTGTCGGGCCTGCGCCGTGCTGTGGTCGGATCCCCAAGGGAGGCCGCAGATCAGGTACGGGCGCTGGCCGAGGAGTTCGGGGTCGACGAGGTGATGATCAACCCGGTCGCCTCGGCGCGCCGAGGTGCCGATCCGGCCACCGCGACGGCCCGCGACACCACCCTGGAGCTGCTGGCGAAAGAGCTTTTCTAGGCTCAATCCCGCGTAGACCGGTCGAGGTGCTCCAGCGCCGCGCGTAGCAACCGGCCGGACTCCTCGCGATCCGGGTCCCGGCGCACCAACACTCCTTTGGCGAAGGACAGTTTGTCGCCCTTGTGCCGCGGCACCACATGCAGGTGGATGTGGAACACAGTCTGGAACGCGGCCTTGCCGTCGTTGATGACGATGTTGTTGCCGTCGGCGTGGAGTCCGGATTCGCGGGCGGCGCGGGCTATGCGCTGCCCGACGACGGCCATCCCGGCCAGGGTTTCCGGTGGTGTATCGGTGAGGTCGACCGTGTGCTTCTTCGGGATCACCAACGTGTGGCCGCGGGTGAACGGCCGGATGTCGAGGATGCCGAGGTAGTCGTCGTCCTCGTGGATGCGGATCGCGGGTGCCTCACCGGCGACGACGGCACAGAACACGCATGACATACCGCCACGTTATCCGGGGCCGAAGGGGCAGCCGAAGACGTCTGCTCTACCGCCCATAGGGTCCTGTCGGCCGTGAGCGGAATGCGGCACAGTTGCCAGTACCGAGACTGGACATATTCCGGCAAATAACGAGTACCTTCACGCTATGGCTCTCGGGTCCGACAAATCTGCATGCCAACAGTTGATATAGGGGTAGGCAGGCATACGATTCAGTGAACATCGCAATGGAACTGAGACTGATGCGGAGGTTGCCCGATGAACCCACTGGCGGCGGCACTGACTGCCCGACTCGGTGCCAGCACCGATCATCTGGTGCTGCTCGAGGACGGGGTTTGGGTCCGATATCCGTGGACCGAGGTGCTGGCTCGGGCCGAGAACACCGCCGAGCGTCTGCTCGATGACGGGGTGACACGGGTGGGGCTGGTCGGCGAACCCACCGCGGAGCTGGTGTCGGCGATCATCGGGGCATTCCTGGCTGGTGCGGCCATATCCATACTGCCCGGACCGGTTCGCGGCGCCGAAGCCTCACAATGGGCACACAACACGTTGAATCGGTTCCGTGGCATCGGTGTGCAACACGTGCTGAGCCAGGGCAGCTACCTGGATCGCTTGACGGGGGTCGCCGATACGCCGCGGGTCGTCGATCTCGTCGAGATCGCACACGCAGTGCGGTCCACACCTTTCGTCGCGCCGGTGACGGACGCCCCGATCGCGGTCCTGCAGGGCACCGCGGGGTCCACGGGTATGCCGCGCACGGTGCAGCTTTCGCCGGCCGCGGTGCTGGCCAACCTGACCGGCATCAACGAGCGGACCGGGGTGACGCCGACCGATGTCGGATGTTCGTGGCTGCCGCTCTATCACGACATGGGGTTGAGCTTCCTGATGTCCGGCGCCGTGGCCGGCGTGGAGGTCTGGCAGGCGCCCACCTCGGCTTTCCAATCGTCACCGTTCCGCTGGCTGAACTGGCTGACCGAGAGCGGATCCACCTTCACCGCCGCGCCGAACATGGCCTACGGGATGATCGGCAAGTACTCCAGCCGGGTCACCGATGTCGATCTGTCCGCGCTTCGCTTCGCCCTCAACGGCGGCGAACCTGTCGACAGTGAGCTGACCGAGCGGTTCGCCGTAGAGATGGCTCGGTTCGGGTTCTCTGCCAGTGCGCTGTCACCGTCCTACGGCTTGGCCGAATCAACCTGTGCGGTAACCGTTCCCGTACCTGGTGTCGGAATGCTGGTGGACGAGACGGTGTTTCGTACCGACGCGGGAACTTCACCGCGAAGGCATGTCGTGCTGGGCCAGCCGTTGACCGGCATGGAAGTGCGGATCGAGCCACACGAGGCAGCGGCGGTCGAGGTCACCGACCGCGAGGTTGGAGAGGTCGTCATCCGTGGTTCATCGATGATGTCGGGATACCTCGGAGAAGAGCCGCGCGGCGCAGACGAATGGTTCCACACAGGCGATCTGGGCTACTTCGTCGACGGCGGGCTGGTCGTGTGCGGCCGGGCCAAGGAGATCATCACCGTGGCCGGGCGCAACGTGTTTCCCGCCGAGGTC encodes:
- a CDS encoding LLM class flavin-dependent oxidoreductase, producing MRLSVLDLVPVRTDQTTADALTATVHLAQTADRLGYTRYWVAEHHNMPAVAATSPPVLIAHLAAHTSQLRLGSGGVMLPNHAPLAVAEQFALLEAAHPGRIDLGIGRAPGSDPVTSLALRGAAGRDDRDIQAFPQYLDDVVALMGVRGVRVQLPRDLLRENQEDYVLKATPAAASEPRVWLLGSSMYSAHLAAAKGLPYVFAHHFSGQGTAEALEIYRDEFRPSELAVEPVTFLTVNAVVAETTDEAKALLLPQLQMMGRLRTGQPLAPLDLVEDAEATTLTPQAEAVVVSGLRRAVVGSPREAADQVRALAEEFGVDEVMINPVASARRGADPATATARDTTLELLAKELF
- a CDS encoding HIT family protein, producing the protein MSCVFCAVVAGEAPAIRIHEDDDYLGILDIRPFTRGHTLVIPKKHTVDLTDTPPETLAGMAVVGQRIARAARESGLHADGNNIVINDGKAAFQTVFHIHLHVVPRHKGDKLSFAKGVLVRRDPDREESGRLLRAALEHLDRSTRD
- the mbtM gene encoding long-chain-fatty acid--ACP ligase MbtM — translated: MNPLAAALTARLGASTDHLVLLEDGVWVRYPWTEVLARAENTAERLLDDGVTRVGLVGEPTAELVSAIIGAFLAGAAISILPGPVRGAEASQWAHNTLNRFRGIGVQHVLSQGSYLDRLTGVADTPRVVDLVEIAHAVRSTPFVAPVTDAPIAVLQGTAGSTGMPRTVQLSPAAVLANLTGINERTGVTPTDVGCSWLPLYHDMGLSFLMSGAVAGVEVWQAPTSAFQSSPFRWLNWLTESGSTFTAAPNMAYGMIGKYSSRVTDVDLSALRFALNGGEPVDSELTERFAVEMARFGFSASALSPSYGLAESTCAVTVPVPGVGMLVDETVFRTDAGTSPRRHVVLGQPLTGMEVRIEPHEAAAVEVTDREVGEVVIRGSSMMSGYLGEEPRGADEWFHTGDLGYFVDGGLVVCGRAKEIITVAGRNVFPAEVEQVAAQVPGVREGAVVAVGVGEGSIRPGLVIAAEFRGPDEAGARSQVIQQVASGCGVVPADVVFVKPGALPRTSSGKLRRFEVKRTLVGDWV